One segment of Streptosporangium brasiliense DNA contains the following:
- a CDS encoding chromosome partitioning protein ParA, giving the protein MTGQPGQAARSSRKRGADAAQDEESAKRTHGSQASLVPVEVRADAPSENVVGDRVLIAVQAVNISRLSTHPVPTVPGTLIVVAGAGPKDSNGAGKSSFIAMITALLGDEQWRFASGAKSVSELLFNAELAAGGGGRSWASADHGYIVGVFAGAGSVDDAVTVWLRVNQEAPHLEIRWVPGVRVAAAASEAERVARADEVWAALPRSAGRRDVVARDLTRFLYGDRVRCVSFLSTSVRSKVATNLLSQPLNEISPERVFEAIAALTGLDTELDQEREARRDEHVKRGRAAQAVELLKEFEDESRTLLETFDRRDRARTRLAEALRCWRGRLARRLADAAQRDGALAADLERSRAAGERAVEAIGVVKAEIATLKDDTLERALSEARRELAALQSRAAKLDADRAVAENSADELRGWIPGLEEQRRLADGRDVKTADAELAQARLRLNEALKALGVADREVERARAALDDAEGGPAAAQLNALAEAGVGATGLLDAVDVAEHARDEESASGRAGQAATALGARGWPQEHAVIVDASDLAAAARALAALPGSVLVSAAGVTVVGSFEAVATGREARIKAAEQRLHRARDAQETAAAAVRGAEDGVAEAGRRLEGARAAVQLADIERRMAERRATLTELTEALAEVGPKVGEAERRASALDFRARTRNMEVERLEGRRARHEAERDQARDQAAKVTADRDALGMDALAGDWGGTVDGAREWLEALGEQERPLTAEEWWRAAERRLDEALRDTFPGEDGEMPEELRFLVRERTEPGAGRTAREQATFPGVCAALSSYLRGQEEYERHQRRQIQTQIATRQRDLTAAAKGAEEAAQSTAVHRAALTAAIKARLTRVAEEFDKLDTSYGGYGATLEFPVPAAPADPEQRWAWRVTPKWRRGEGQGYVPYNRRANTALMDEKAVKLVCAAAIASSGGGHLCLVLDELGRNLGKEHRREAVALFRRIGETYGITVIGALQDDMEPYAVDACGQYIKLRRSSDAMPYNEPPVIIGHDDHAERVRVLASAVSR; this is encoded by the coding sequence TTGACCGGACAGCCGGGCCAGGCCGCCAGGAGCTCGCGCAAGCGCGGAGCGGACGCGGCCCAGGACGAGGAGAGCGCCAAGCGGACGCACGGGAGCCAGGCCAGCCTGGTGCCGGTGGAGGTCCGGGCCGACGCTCCGAGCGAGAACGTGGTCGGCGACCGCGTGCTGATCGCCGTGCAGGCGGTCAACATCTCCCGGCTGTCGACCCATCCGGTGCCGACCGTGCCGGGCACGCTGATCGTGGTCGCGGGCGCGGGGCCGAAGGACTCCAACGGCGCGGGCAAGTCCTCGTTCATCGCGATGATCACCGCGCTGCTCGGCGACGAGCAGTGGCGTTTCGCCTCCGGCGCCAAGTCGGTGTCGGAGCTGCTGTTCAACGCCGAGCTCGCCGCGGGCGGCGGCGGCAGGTCGTGGGCCAGTGCCGACCACGGCTACATCGTCGGCGTCTTCGCCGGGGCCGGATCCGTGGACGACGCGGTGACGGTGTGGCTGCGGGTCAACCAGGAGGCGCCGCACCTGGAGATCAGATGGGTCCCGGGGGTGCGCGTGGCGGCGGCCGCCTCGGAGGCGGAGCGGGTGGCGCGGGCCGACGAGGTGTGGGCGGCGCTGCCCCGCTCGGCGGGGCGCCGCGACGTGGTGGCGCGCGACCTCACCAGGTTCCTCTACGGCGACCGGGTCAGGTGCGTGTCGTTCCTGTCCACCTCGGTGCGGAGCAAGGTCGCCACGAACCTGCTCTCCCAGCCGCTCAACGAGATCTCCCCGGAGCGGGTCTTCGAGGCGATCGCCGCGCTGACCGGGCTGGACACCGAGCTCGACCAGGAGCGGGAGGCCCGGCGCGACGAGCACGTCAAGCGGGGGCGGGCGGCACAGGCCGTGGAGCTGCTCAAGGAGTTCGAAGACGAGTCCCGGACGCTGCTGGAGACCTTCGACCGGCGCGACCGGGCCCGGACGCGGCTGGCGGAGGCGCTGCGCTGCTGGCGGGGACGGCTGGCGCGCAGGCTCGCCGACGCGGCGCAGCGGGACGGGGCGCTCGCCGCCGACCTGGAGCGCTCCCGCGCGGCGGGCGAGCGGGCGGTGGAGGCGATCGGCGTGGTCAAGGCGGAGATCGCCACGCTCAAGGACGACACTCTGGAGCGGGCCCTGTCCGAGGCGCGCAGGGAGCTGGCCGCCCTGCAGTCCCGGGCGGCCAAGCTCGACGCCGACCGGGCCGTCGCGGAGAACTCGGCCGACGAGCTGCGCGGCTGGATCCCCGGGCTGGAGGAGCAGCGGCGGCTGGCCGACGGCCGCGACGTGAAGACCGCCGACGCCGAGCTGGCCCAGGCCAGGCTCCGGCTCAACGAGGCGCTGAAGGCGCTGGGCGTGGCCGACCGGGAGGTCGAGAGGGCCAGGGCCGCGCTCGACGACGCCGAGGGCGGCCCGGCGGCGGCCCAGCTCAACGCGCTCGCCGAGGCCGGTGTCGGGGCGACCGGGCTGCTCGACGCGGTCGACGTGGCCGAGCACGCCCGCGACGAGGAGTCGGCGTCCGGCCGCGCGGGACAGGCGGCGACGGCCCTGGGAGCCCGCGGCTGGCCGCAGGAGCACGCGGTGATCGTGGACGCGTCCGACTTGGCGGCGGCGGCCCGGGCACTGGCCGCCCTGCCCGGATCGGTGCTGGTCAGCGCGGCGGGCGTCACCGTCGTGGGCTCCTTCGAGGCGGTGGCCACCGGCCGGGAGGCCCGGATCAAGGCCGCCGAGCAGCGGCTGCACCGGGCCCGTGACGCGCAGGAGACGGCCGCCGCGGCCGTGCGGGGCGCCGAGGACGGGGTGGCCGAGGCCGGCCGGCGGCTGGAGGGCGCCCGGGCCGCCGTGCAGCTGGCCGACATCGAGCGGCGGATGGCCGAGCGGCGGGCCACGCTCACCGAGCTGACCGAGGCGCTGGCCGAGGTCGGGCCGAAGGTGGGCGAGGCGGAGCGGCGGGCGAGCGCGCTGGACTTCCGCGCCCGGACCAGGAACATGGAGGTCGAACGGCTGGAGGGCCGCCGGGCCCGGCACGAGGCCGAGCGCGACCAGGCCAGGGACCAGGCGGCGAAGGTCACCGCGGACCGCGACGCGCTGGGGATGGACGCGCTGGCCGGCGACTGGGGCGGCACGGTCGACGGGGCCCGCGAGTGGCTGGAGGCGCTGGGCGAGCAGGAGCGCCCGCTGACGGCCGAGGAGTGGTGGCGGGCCGCCGAGCGCCGCCTCGACGAGGCGCTGCGCGACACCTTCCCGGGTGAGGACGGGGAGATGCCCGAGGAGCTGCGCTTCCTGGTCAGGGAGCGGACCGAGCCCGGCGCCGGGCGCACGGCGCGCGAGCAGGCGACCTTCCCCGGCGTCTGCGCGGCGCTCTCGTCCTACCTACGCGGCCAGGAGGAGTACGAACGGCACCAGCGCCGCCAGATCCAGACCCAGATCGCCACCCGGCAGCGTGACCTGACCGCCGCGGCCAAGGGCGCCGAGGAGGCCGCGCAGTCCACCGCCGTGCACCGGGCCGCGCTGACCGCGGCGATCAAGGCGCGGCTGACCCGGGTCGCCGAGGAGTTCGACAAGCTCGACACCTCCTACGGCGGCTACGGCGCGACGCTGGAGTTCCCGGTGCCGGCCGCGCCCGCCGACCCGGAGCAGCGCTGGGCGTGGCGGGTCACGCCCAAGTGGCGCCGGGGAGAGGGCCAGGGTTACGTGCCCTACAACCGGCGGGCCAACACCGCGCTGATGGACGAGAAGGCGGTGAAGCTGGTCTGCGCGGCGGCGATCGCCTCCTCCGGCGGCGGGCACCTGTGCCTGGTCCTCGACGAGCTGGGCCGCAACCTCGGCAAGGAGCACCGCCGGGAGGCGGTGGCACTGTTCCGGCGGATCGGCGAGACCTACGGGATCACGGTGATCGGCGCGCTCCAGGACGACATGGAGCCCTACGCCGTCGACGCCTGCGGGCAGTACATCAAGCTGCGCCGCTCCTCCGACGCCATGCCGTACAACGAGCCGCCGGTGATCATCGGTCACGACGACCATGCCGAGCGCGTACGTGTTCTGGCCTCCGCGGTGAGCAGATAA